A single Syngnathus acus chromosome 8, fSynAcu1.2, whole genome shotgun sequence DNA region contains:
- the cldnk gene encoding claudin k has protein sequence MATTGMQLVGLIMSILGWVAGAVVILVPLWRVTAFIGNNLVTAQIIWEGLWMTCIVQSTGQIQCKVYDSMLALPSDMQAARGLTVLSVMLCAVALALGVLGVKCTKCVGLSSLKARIARISGVLFAVAGFLFLVPVCWTAHSIIRDFYDPHVAAPHKRELGPGLYVGWGAAALLLVGGSLLYAGSSPPGAPGSPAFSSGESSPRRAPASQVKGYV, from the coding sequence ATGGCCACAACGGGCATGCAGCTGGTCGGCCTCATCATGTCCATCCTAGGCTGGGTGGCCGGGGCGGTGGTGATCCTGGTGCCGCTGTGGCGGGTCACCGCCTTCATCGGCAACAACTTGGTGACCGCTCAGATCATCTGGGAAGGCCTGTGGATGACTTGCATCGTGCAGAGCACGGGTCAGATCCAGTGCAAGGTCTACGACAGCATGCTGGCGCTGCCCAGCGACATGCAGGCCGCCCGGGGCCTGACGGTGCTCTCGGTCATGCTGTGCGCCGTGGCCCTGGCTCTCGGGGTGCTCGGGGTCAAGTGCACCAAGTGCGTGGGGCTCAGCAGCCTCAAGGCGCGCATCGCCCGTATCTCGGGGGTACTCTTTGCCGTGGCCGGCTTTCTCTTTCTGGTGCCCGTCTGCTGGACCGCCCACTCCATCATCCGGGATTTCTACGACCCGCATGTGGCCGCCCCGCACAAGCGTGAACTGGGCCCGGGGCTCTATGTGGGCTGGGGGGCGGCAGCATTGCTCCTGGTCGGTGGCTCTCTGCTGTACGCCGGCTCCAGTCCGCCCGGCGCGCCCGGCTCACCCGCCTTCAGTAGCGGAGAAAGCAGCCCCCGTCGGGCACCCGCCTCGCAGGTCAAAGGCTACGTCTAA
- the btr02 gene encoding LOW QUALITY PROTEIN: bloodthirsty-related gene family, member 2 (The sequence of the model RefSeq protein was modified relative to this genomic sequence to represent the inferred CDS: deleted 2 bases in 1 codon; substituted 1 base at 1 genomic stop codon), producing the protein MASPVGLLPEKSLLCSLCEEVFSGPVTTPCGHSLCLACLCHHWTQHRSTYCPRCRRLFANRPDISVNRVLAQISDRSRCRRRCLLLFQCISPLCVWLLPSLGAHNSYRREVCESQRVFSALVGAMEKSHKVVAAGIENEQKKVESLVKELEREIGQLTKETAEPDSLTPEKNSTPFCLFPNVARDGHPVQFKDWSMITRESDPCLGVTRRALSEMMAKIKAEVNRLSKSELKRIERYFVDVNLSAQTAHPTLWLSDDRKQVRQSDKRREVADYPKHFERVANVLGEERFSGGRAYWEVKVGEKTEWSLGAVCSSINRKGCFGVCPTNGFWTLSLKADRRYVANDSPDVVLXQRPRKVGIFVDYAEGHVSFYCADTGVHIYTFIETFTDSLHPFFCPGRLHAGKNAQPLVISSAFCSI; encoded by the exons ATGGCGTCGCCTGTCGGACTCCTCCCCGAGAAGTCCCTGCTGTGCTCTCTGTGCGAGGAGGTCTTCAGCGGCCCAGTCACCACACCGTGCGGGCACAGCTTATGCCTGGCCTGCCTTTGCCACCACTGGACGCAACACCGGTCCACGTACTGCCCGCGCTGCAGGAGACTCTTTGCCAACAGGCCCGACATCAGCGTCAATCGCGTCCTGGCCCAAATCTCCGACAGGAGCCGCTGCAGGAGAAGGTGCCTTCTTCTTTTCCAGTGCATCTCTCCCCTTTGCGTGTGGCTTCTTCCCTCACTGGG GGCACAT AACTCTTACCGCCGAGAAGTGTGCGAGAGCCAGAGAGTCTTCTCAGCCCTGGTCGGCGCCATGGAGAAGAGCCACAAGGTGGTGGCGGCGGGCATTGAG AACGAGCAGAAGAAAGTGGAGAGCCTGGTGAAGGAGCTGGAGCGGGAAATTGGGCAACTGACAAAGGAGACTGCCGAACCTGACTCCCTGACACCTGAAAAAAATTCCACG CCCTTTTGTCTCTTCCCGAATGTTGCGCGGGACGGACATCCGGTCCAATTTAAGGATTGGTCCATGATTACCCGAGAAAGCGACCCTTGTCTCGGGGTCACCAGGAGAGCGCTGTCGGAAATGATGGCCAAGATAAAGGCGGAGGTCAACAGGCTGTCCAAATCAG AACTGAAACGAATTGAGAGATACTTTG TGGACGTGAATCTAAGCGCCCAGACGGCCCACCCCACTCTGTGGCTCTCCGACGACAGAAAACAGGTGCGGCAGAGTGACAAGCGCCGCGAGGTGGCGGACTACCCCAAACACTTTGAGCGTGTGGCGAATGTCCTCGGCGAGGAGCGCTTCAGCGGCGGAAGGGCCTACTGGGAGGTGAAGGTCGGCGAGAAGACAGAGTGGAGCTTGGGTGCCGTCTGCAGCTCCATCAACAGGAAGGGCTGCTTCGGCGTCTGCCCCACCAATGGCTTCTGGACTCTCAGCCTGAAGGCGGACAGACGCTACGTTGCCAACGACTCTCCGGATGTTGTGCTGTAGCAGAGGCCACGCAAAGTGGGCATCTTTGTGGATTACGCCGAAGGTCATGTCTCGTTCTACTGCGCCGACACGGGTGTCCACATTTACACCTTCATCGAGACCTTCACAGACAGCCTGCACCCCTTCTTCTGTCCCGGCCGGCTGCACGCTGGCAAGAATGCACAGCCGCTCGTCATTAGCTCGGCTTTTTGCAGCATCTGA
- the LOC119126075 gene encoding GTPase IMAP family member 7-like, producing the protein MEKRRKELLYSYAFGIKRKKQVLICDHHSPSTGSSPELRLMMVGSSGASQFQLANAILGREEFPKDTVSISGSRKILGELSGRRVALISAPNLYDKDISGVKRKMELRRSKCLTVPGPHAFLVAFDMEKISPDDIRTPQLMMRRFGRHCLRHCVVLLAYDENLDGTASAGIVQNADWPLKRLIEDFGGRFYIFSKNWQDRSYERELLRKVEWTVASLGGACFSSRTFRKAERSVKMEEKRLMKKAVADDQKARSEPESLSHEWYCRKDGTEIRAKAEVDNGWLRTSLVRGVGSGAVAGAVTGTLAGSIEGPGGMLLYGLIGGALGASAGASAQVATKRMEDRVAPPARLDFNSIFINRFFATPRP; encoded by the exons ATGGAGAAGAGAAGGAAAG AGCTTTTGTACTCTTACGCATTCGGCATCAAGAGGAAGAAGCAAGTGCTGATTTGTGACCACCATTCCCCTTCCACAGGGTCCTCCCCGGAGTTGAGGCTGATGATGGTGGGCAGCAGCGGAGCGTCTCAATTCCAGCTGGCCAACGCCATCCTGGGGCGGGAGGAGTTCCCTAAGGACACCGTCAGCATCTCCGGCAGCCGCAAGATTTTGGGGGAGCTGTCGGGGCGACGGGTGGCCCTGATCAGCGCCCCCAACCTTTACGATAAGGACATATCTGGTGTCAAGAGGAAGATGGAGCTGAGAAGGTCCAAGTGCTTGACGGTGCCCGGTCCCCACGCCTTCCTGGTGGCCTTTGACATGGAGAAAATCTCGCCCGACGACATCAGGACCCCGCAACTCATGATGCGGCGCTTCGGGAGACACTGCTTGAGGCACTGTGTGGTCCTGCTGGCCTACGACGAGAACCTGGATGGCACCGCCTCAGCGGGCATCGTGCAGAACGCCGACTGGCCCCTGAAGCGTCTGATCGAGGACTTTGGCGGCCGCTTCTACATCTTCAGCAAGAACTGGCAGGACCGCAGCTATGAGCGCGAGCTGCTGCGTAAAGTCGAGTGGACGGTGGCCTCCCTGGGCGGCGCCTGCTTCTCCAGCCGAACCTTCCGCAAGGCCGAGCGCAGCGTGAAGATGGAGGAGAAGAGGCTAATGAAGAAGGCGGTGGCCGATGACCAGAAAGCCCGGAGCGAGCCGGAGAGCCTGTCACATGAGTGGTACTGCCGCAAAGACGGCACTGAGATCAGGGCCAAAGCCGAAGTGGATAACGGCTGGCTGCGGACGTCCCTGGTAAGGGGGGTGGGCTCAGGCGCGGTGGCAGGGGCCGTCACAGGGACGCTGGCCGGCTCTATCGAGGGCCCGGGAGGGATGCTGCTGTATGGCCTTATCGGTGGGGCGCTGGGCGCCTCGGCGGGGGCTTCCGCTCAGGTGGCCACCAAGCGCATGGAAGACAGAGTGGCGCCGCCCGCCAGACTCGACTTCAACTCCATCTTCATCAATCGCTTCTTTGCCACGCCTCGGCCCTGA
- the LOC119126161 gene encoding uncharacterized protein LOC119126161, translating into MSPRNALLFVFHPAGAVRPAPHVRQLLLREGNVEENPGPIYCPGCSKTIRHDFIPLVCIACRRSFHRTCSGLTRAQKKSHQGFLCGSCPGNAVVPSPTRSVYVGPKVSRLEDPTPQLPGLNAIRQDREGSGTKLQRDGGLLIYLRSGIPYSILPSTPSGSLELQHLHIPIARRRHLSLVNAYIPPVTSEQCQIHQDSTWLSTEKGLICGDFNAHHTAWDEFAKADPRGNAIHQWVDNHDKTLLNELCQCFTQFLLKLEKSLV; encoded by the exons ATGTCGCCGAGGAATGCACTTCTCTTCGTTTTTCATCCAGCCGGAGCTGTCCGTCCTGCCCCACATGTCCGGCAACTCCTCCTAAGGGAAGGCAACGTCGAGGAGAACCCGGGCCCTATTTATTGCCCTGGCTGCTCTAAGACGATCCGTCATGACTTCATCCCGCTAGTCTGCATCGCTTGCCGACGGAGTTTCCACAGGACCTGTAGCGGCCTGACCCGAGCACAGAAAAAGAGTCATCAAGGCTTTCTCTGCGGATCCTGCCCTGGAAATGCCGTCGTGCCATCACCTACGCGTTCAGTCTACGTGGGACCGAAAG TTTCAC GACTCGAGGACCCAACACCTCAGCTACCTGGCCTCAACGCAATTCGTCAAGATCGTGAAGGCTCAGGCACAAAACTACAACGAGACGGGGGTCTTCTTATCTACCTGAGATCCGGCATCCCCTACTCCATTCTTCCCTCGACTCCCTCAGGTTCCCTCGAACTCCAACACCTGCACATCCCCATCGCCCGTAGGCGTCACCTCTCCCTTGTGAACGCCTACATCCCCCCGGTGACATCGGAACAGTGTCAGATCCACCAAGACTCCACCTGGCTTTCTACAGAAAAGGGCCTTATCTGTGGGGATTTCAATGCACACCACACGGCCTGGGATGAATTTGCAAAGGCAGATCCCAGGGGTAATGCCATTCACCAATGGGTCGACAATCATGACAAAACTCTCCTTAATGAATTATGTCAATGTTTCACCCAATTCTTGCTTAAACTTGAAAAAAGCCTGGTCTGA